The Sporosarcina luteola genome contains a region encoding:
- a CDS encoding formate--tetrahydrofolate ligase yields the protein MTEKAKPLTDLAIAASAVMQPIADIARNAGIPEEAVEPYGRYKAKIDVSKLPAAKSFGKVVLVTATSPTPAGEGKSTVTVGLADALARLGEKAMIALREPSLGPVMGVKGGAAGGGYAQVLPMEEINLHFNGDIHAITTANNALSAMIDNHLHQGNVLQIDPRRITWKRAMDMNDRALRHITIGLGGPGQGVPREDGFDITVASEIMAVFCLATSLTDLKERLSQMVIGYTYEREAVTVRDLGVEGALTLLLKEAFKPNLVQTIEGTPALIHGGPFANIAHGCNSLMATNTARQLADIVVTEAGFGSDLGAEKFMDIKARKGGFAPDAVVLVTTIRALKMHGGVAKADLANENVQAVMEGIVNLEKHVETVRSFGVQPVVALNRFITDSAAELDFILKWCAGKGVRAALTDVWGQGGAGGQDLAKHVIEMLEEPNEFAPLYDVEQPVIDKITAIVQKAYGGKGIILTDKARKDLLQIEQNGWDILPVCMAKTQYSFSDDPKKLGRPTDFTITIREIIPKLGAGFLVCLTGDIMTMPGLPKKPAALQMDIDEKGNAIGLM from the coding sequence TTGACTGAAAAAGCAAAGCCATTAACGGATTTAGCGATTGCTGCTTCTGCTGTGATGCAGCCGATAGCTGATATCGCGAGGAATGCGGGAATTCCCGAAGAGGCTGTTGAACCATACGGACGATACAAAGCGAAAATTGATGTATCCAAATTGCCTGCCGCGAAATCCTTTGGAAAAGTCGTACTCGTGACTGCAACCAGTCCAACGCCTGCGGGTGAAGGGAAATCTACAGTGACTGTAGGGCTTGCGGATGCACTGGCAAGACTAGGTGAAAAAGCGATGATTGCTCTCCGTGAGCCATCCCTAGGACCTGTCATGGGTGTTAAGGGCGGAGCTGCGGGCGGCGGGTATGCTCAAGTGCTGCCAATGGAAGAAATCAATCTGCATTTCAACGGCGATATTCATGCAATCACAACTGCGAATAATGCGCTTAGTGCGATGATCGATAATCATCTCCATCAAGGAAATGTATTGCAGATCGACCCGCGCAGGATTACTTGGAAGCGTGCAATGGACATGAATGACCGCGCCTTGCGTCATATTACAATCGGTCTCGGTGGTCCCGGGCAAGGTGTGCCGAGGGAAGATGGCTTCGATATTACTGTCGCTTCTGAAATAATGGCCGTGTTCTGCTTGGCGACAAGCTTGACAGATTTAAAGGAACGCCTTTCCCAGATGGTGATCGGGTATACGTATGAGAGAGAAGCGGTCACCGTGAGGGATTTGGGTGTAGAAGGCGCTTTGACTTTATTGTTGAAGGAAGCATTCAAACCAAATCTTGTCCAGACGATTGAAGGGACGCCAGCTTTGATACACGGCGGACCTTTCGCAAATATTGCGCATGGCTGCAACTCGTTGATGGCAACGAATACGGCTAGACAATTGGCTGATATCGTTGTGACCGAAGCTGGATTCGGATCAGACCTCGGCGCCGAGAAATTCATGGACATCAAAGCGCGTAAAGGCGGTTTTGCACCGGATGCAGTCGTCCTTGTGACAACAATCCGTGCTTTGAAAATGCATGGCGGAGTCGCGAAGGCAGATCTTGCGAACGAAAATGTCCAAGCAGTCATGGAGGGCATTGTCAATCTGGAAAAACACGTGGAGACAGTCCGTTCCTTCGGTGTACAGCCCGTCGTCGCATTGAACCGGTTCATTACAGATTCTGCAGCTGAACTTGATTTCATTCTGAAATGGTGTGCAGGGAAAGGTGTCCGGGCGGCGCTGACGGACGTTTGGGGCCAGGGCGGAGCAGGCGGCCAGGATTTGGCGAAGCACGTTATAGAAATGTTGGAGGAACCGAATGAATTTGCACCTCTATATGATGTGGAACAGCCTGTCATTGATAAAATAACGGCGATTGTTCAGAAGGCATATGGAGGAAAGGGAATCATCCTCACCGATAAGGCGAGGAAAGATTTATTGCAGATCGAACAGAATGGATGGGATATCCTTCCTGTCTGTATGGCGAAAACGCAATACTCCTTCTCTGATGATCCTAAGAAACTCGGCAGGCCAACAGATTTCACAATTACTATTCGTGAAATCATTCCGAAGCTAGGTGCAGGCTTCCTTGTCTGCCTGACGGGAGATATTATGACGATGCCAGGATTGCCGAAAAAACCGGCGGCCCTTCAAATGGATATAGACGAAAAAGGGAATGCGATCGGATTGATGTAA
- a CDS encoding M3 family oligoendopeptidase: MLTFERFEYKRPDMNNIKQEFNGLLEQFRSAKSFEEQNGVIEELNTIGSNYSTQSNLMYIRSSIDTNDDFYQKEREYFDDIGPEFQELGTAFYKELVKTPFRKELEEKWGTQLFALADNAIKSFSPEVLPLLQQENKLTSEYAKLVASAQIEFDGKTLTLAQLGPYAESTDRGIRKSAMEASYSFYAENGDAFDRIYDDLVKVRHEIATKLGFKNFVELGYARMNRIGYDADMVKNFRDQVRDYIVPLTTKLYERQADRIGVDELKYYDQSLNFLSGNATPKGSSEWIIENGKKMYEELSPETDEFFKYMTEKHLLDLEAKKGKESGGYCTFIDDYDSPFIFSNFNGTSGDIDVLTHEAGHAFQVYSSRNIGIPEYVWPTHEGAEIHSMSMEFFTWPWMELFFEDDTEKYKFAHLSSGLLFLPYGVAVDEFQHAIYENPEMTPEERKAEWKRIEKLYLPMRDYDGNPYLEAGSIWQRQSHIYEVPFYYIDYTLAQICAFQFWKRSFEDRDTAWKDYLHLCKLGGSKPFTELVKEANLLSPFEDGCVESVVGTIETWLNSVDDKAL; this comes from the coding sequence ATGCTCACTTTTGAAAGATTCGAGTACAAAAGGCCTGACATGAACAATATCAAGCAAGAGTTCAATGGACTGCTGGAACAATTCCGTTCAGCAAAGTCCTTTGAAGAACAGAATGGTGTAATTGAAGAGCTGAATACCATCGGAAGCAATTATTCCACGCAATCAAACCTGATGTACATCCGTTCATCCATCGATACGAATGATGATTTCTATCAAAAGGAACGGGAGTATTTCGATGATATAGGGCCTGAATTCCAGGAACTTGGGACCGCATTCTATAAAGAGTTGGTGAAGACACCTTTCCGGAAAGAATTAGAAGAAAAATGGGGTACCCAGCTGTTCGCTCTTGCGGATAATGCAATCAAGTCCTTTTCGCCAGAAGTCCTTCCCCTTCTTCAACAAGAGAATAAACTTACTTCCGAATATGCAAAGCTCGTCGCTTCCGCTCAAATCGAGTTTGACGGAAAGACATTGACTCTTGCGCAGCTCGGCCCGTACGCTGAGTCAACTGACAGAGGCATCAGGAAGTCCGCAATGGAGGCTTCTTATTCGTTCTATGCGGAAAACGGTGATGCGTTTGACCGCATCTATGATGATCTCGTCAAAGTGAGACATGAAATCGCAACAAAATTAGGATTCAAGAACTTTGTGGAGCTAGGTTACGCGCGTATGAACCGGATCGGTTATGACGCAGATATGGTGAAAAACTTCCGTGACCAAGTACGGGATTATATTGTTCCGCTTACAACGAAGTTATACGAGCGCCAGGCTGATCGTATCGGTGTTGATGAATTGAAGTACTACGACCAGTCGCTTAACTTCCTGAGCGGGAATGCCACACCTAAAGGTTCCTCGGAATGGATCATTGAAAACGGAAAAAAGATGTACGAAGAACTCTCACCTGAAACCGATGAATTCTTCAAGTATATGACGGAAAAGCATCTTCTCGATCTTGAAGCGAAGAAAGGGAAAGAGTCTGGCGGTTATTGCACGTTCATCGATGATTATGATTCACCTTTCATCTTTTCGAACTTCAATGGCACATCTGGCGATATCGATGTCCTCACTCACGAAGCGGGGCATGCTTTCCAAGTGTATTCAAGCCGTAATATAGGTATTCCTGAATACGTCTGGCCGACACATGAAGGAGCCGAAATCCATTCCATGAGTATGGAATTCTTCACTTGGCCATGGATGGAGTTGTTCTTTGAAGACGATACAGAAAAGTATAAGTTTGCCCACTTGAGCAGCGGTCTGTTATTTTTACCATACGGCGTGGCGGTAGATGAATTCCAGCATGCAATCTATGAAAATCCTGAAATGACGCCTGAAGAACGTAAAGCGGAATGGAAGCGGATTGAAAAATTGTATTTGCCGATGCGTGATTATGATGGCAATCCGTATTTGGAGGCAGGTTCTATTTGGCAGCGCCAATCGCATATTTACGAAGTTCCGTTCTACTATATCGATTACACGTTGGCTCAAATCTGCGCGTTCCAATTTTGGAAGCGTTCGTTTGAGGACCGTGATACTGCTTGGAAGGATTATTTGCATTTATGTAAGCTTGGCGGATCGAAGCCGTTTACAGAGTTGGTGAAAGAGGCTAATTTGCTATCGCCTTTTGAGGATGGCTGTGTTGAATCAGTTGTTGGTACGATTGAAACATGGTTGAATTCAGTTGACGATAAAGCTTTATAA